The Candidatus Omnitrophota bacterium genomic sequence ACAGCATACTTCTTCGACAGAAATAACACCAACGGCTACACCTTATATTGGCATAACAATAATATTTATTATGCGGCCAACGGCCTTAATAAGGCCTCGCAATATTGGGCTCCTGAGACTAATAAATGGTATCACGTAGCTTTGGTCAGATCTTCGGGCCGCATCAAGATCTTTGTTGATGGAACTCAATTAGGCAGTGATGTCGCGGATACCACTGATCTGACCTATATAAACTCCCTGACTATCGGGGCCAGCGCCAACGGCAGTAATTCCTTCAACGGCTGGATGGATGAAATACGCGTATCAAAAGGTGTGGCAAGGTGGGGCGGCCCTTTTACGGCGCCAACCGAAGAGTATAATGACCTTTACAAGACATCCGGTCTTGTTATATCGAGCCCCATACCCATTGTGGCGACCGAGATCTCCGGTATCATAGCGAATATTAACGAGCCTCCCGGCACCGCTGTTGCGTTCAGGACCAGAACAGGCGCCACCGCCAACTTGGACGATGGCACATGGAGCGGCTGGGTAGATTCGACCAGAACAGCTTCCGGTTGGTCGGTTAATTCTCCGGTAAATAAATATCTGCAATATCAGCTTGCGATGAATACGACCGATCCCGGAAGGACTCCGTCCATATATTCAGACGGCGATGCGCTTATAAAATTAGGTTATATTTATATAAAGGGTTTTGATGCCACAGCGCCGCCGGAAGATTTAGTATTCAGGGGCTTATTGACTATCGCTCCGCTAGTCATTCCACAGTCGCTTCAATTATCAAATCTTAATCCCGAATTTATTTACTTTAATCCGCTTGCCGCGGAGATTGCGTCCCGCATCCTTCCCGATTCCACAATAATAGAGACAAAGTCTTTCAAGGAAGATTCGCGCGATGTCACAGTCGAAACCACAAAGGACGGTAAACTTACATATTATCTTGACGGCAAAGTGCAGGCTACGTATCAGAAATACGACGACAATCATCTGGAAATGTTGGTGGAGTATTCTTATGATGGCGAAGGAAGCCTTGTGTCTGTCAATCTTCCTTCAGCGCGCAACTCGATTGATACACAAATAACGCTTGCGCGCCAGCAGATAGCCGAAGAGCGCGCCAATTACCTAAGAACGCTTGCCGAGCAGAAAGGGCTTGCTTATACCCAGATCCGAGACCAGGTTCAGATTATTCGTGATCAGATAAATACGGAAAGGTCGCGGCTCCAGCCCATGCTCTATCAGGAAGTGCAGCGTCAGAGATGGGTCGGCTGGTGGATCTTCGGCTGGTATGAGACTTATGCGGAGACAATAGAAGTCTCCGAGGTCAGGGGCGCCCTGAATCAACTGAATGAACAGGAGAGGATTCTTAATGATGAAGAGGCTAATGCCTATGCCGAACTGAATAGTGAAGTTGCATCCACTGAAACGGACTTGATTCAGGATGAAGAAGCGGCCTTGGCAGAAATCGCGGCCCAGGAGGAAGAGTTCCACGTCCAGATTATCGCCGAAGAGTCGACGCCTGTGATATTGGAGTACTATCGGACAATTTTAGGCCGCGATCCGGATGATGCGGAGACTCAAAGCTGGCTGAATACAGTCGGTTACGATTCAAAAATAAATGTTGCTACTCTAAAGAATGCTCTGTTCAATTCACAGGAAAGGACAGACCAGGAAGTCTTTGTCGCGGCCCTTAAAGACAGGATTGAAACAGAATTATCCAATTATATCAATAGTGACGAGGCGGGCAAAGAATCGCTTCTTTCGACGCTTGGCCTTTCCATGGCTAAGGGTGTCCCCTTAAGCCAGAAAGACGTAGATGCAATTCTTTCCCTCCTTGATAAGCAGAATATCCACTTTGGCAGAAGCGCCTTCGTCGCTTTAGGAACGGTTCTCTCTAATAATGGTATTACCTATGATCTCGAAGATTTAGCCCTTAAGACCATATTGGTTGACATATTCACTGGTTCCCTCAATAAGTTTAGTGAAGGGACACTGTTAGAACTATCCATGTATGCCCTCTCAAAGACCGCTTCCTCATATGGAGTTGAATTAAATAATACAAGGTTAAACTATGATGAGCTGAAGCAAGTCTTTAATTCAAGCGGGCAGGTAGTTGTCCACCTCGTCAATAACCATTACGTCGTTGTCACAAATATCGCCGCAGACGGCAAGATTAGTTATGTGGAGCGTAATAGAGGGCAGGACGGCTATACGTGGACAGTTTCAAGGCAAGATTTTGAGAATTCATGGACAGGTTATGCCATTGTTCAGACAACGTCTACAAAAGGCACTATTCCCGATACTGTATTAGCGAAGAAGATTTCTGACGATACGGCTATGCGTGTAAAGGGTAGCTGTCTGCCGTTCTTATTCCCGCTACTTGGAATGATATTCGGTGCTATCACAGGTGTAGCTACGGCAGTAGTTGGTGCAATAGGCGCTATTGTTGCGGGTATTTCAGCTGTTATAGGGCCTATTATAGCAGGTATAGGGCAGCTCATTACAGGCATCGCCGGATTTATGACCCAGATAGGCGGTGCCTTATTTAGTGCCGTCCAATTCGTTGGAACAAGTCTCCTTCCTACTATCGGTGGTTGGATAGGCGGTATTGGTTCGTGGATAGGTGGCATAGGTGCAGCAATTGGTAATGGATTTGGATTAGGCGGGATAATATCAGCAACAGGATTCAACCTTACGGGCCTTGGCCTTGCGCTTGGTAAGACAGTTGTTAGCGTTGCTCTCTCAATGGGTATTTCAAAAGGCCTTGAATTGCTTGGCGTAAATTCAACAATATCCGGCCTCCTAAGCTCTTTCGTCACTGGCGGTGTTTCGGGCTTATTTAATAACGGATTCTCGGTGTTGTCGTTTATTACCGGTGGCATACAAGGGCTTGCCATACAAGGTGTGAACGAGCTCGCCCCGCGGTTAGGTATCGATCCGATGCTAACGAACGTCATAGGCATGACTGCCGGTGCCTTCATAGGAGCGGTAGGGAACAATATCTCGCCTGAAACTGGGCTGTTCAGCCTTGAAGGATTCAGCACGTCAATAGGCACGCAAATTATGCCCAGCGTAGCCGGTGAACTGGCTTATTATGGTATTACTAAAGCGGGTGAGTTGCTGGGTGTGGATCCCAGGATCTCCTACGTAAGTGGTTGTCTCATAAGGAGTTACATCAATCCTGGAATTGATCCTGAAACAGGAAATCCTAGAACGATGTGGCAAGGAATTACCGACGGGCTATTGCAAGGTGTGACCTCAGGGGGTCTTAACTATGCTACTACTGAGCTTGGTCTTGATCCGCTCTTGGCCAACATCGGCTTTTCAGCTATTTCTGGAGCCATCAATGCTGGAATTCAAGCTGCTACAGGCGGGAGTCAGGATATATTCAAGACTATATTTGAAACATACGAGAAAAATGCTTTAAATTTCTTGGGTTATACTGAACCAGGTACTACCTTGTCTCCTTGGCAACAAGCGGCGTATATATCCCAGATATTAGACTTCTCAAATATCGTAAAGGATAAAGGGATAGTAAATGCCCTTAATACCTATGGGGCAAGCTTCTTTAACGCTGTGGCTGTTAATCAAATAATTCAATCGGGTTTATCAATAGGAGATTACTTTAATAATAAGCTTGATAATAATCAGGGTGTTACGAGAACATTGAAAGATGGAACGCAGGTTACACAGGTTGCGATAAAAGATGCGCAAGGTAACATTGTCTCTAATGTCTTTTTTGTAAAGAATACTGATGGAAAATGGAATGTTGTTGGTAAGGAAGATTTAACGCCTAATGGCACATATCTTAGTTGGGGCACCCTTGGGGTAGATACTTACGGTAAGCTTGGTTACACCGATGCTCAACTATATTCAATCTTTAATAGCGATACACAGTTCCAGAGAATACAGGATGGGCAACAAACTTATGCTGAGATTAAGGATTTGCAGGGTAACACGCTGATCATAATCGAGCCAACAGCGGATGGACACTTTAATGCGTATAACTCGTACGGTGACTATGTGGATGCTAAAATTAGTAGTCCACTGAGTGGAAAATCCTACTCATTTAGTAATGATATGTTGAAACAATATCAAGAATTTGACATAACGGATAACACATCATTATTCGATGTTGACTTTAGCAAGCTCGCTGCAATAGGGCTAATGTTTAATAGCTTGTCTATTTCATCAGGTGATATAGCAAAATTTAGTTTTACAGATGCTCAGAAACAGCAAATAACATATGTTATTCTTAATGGTATAGGTAATCCGTTCCCTGCAGGAATGGCACCGTCTTATATGAGAGGCTTTGAAACCCAATTAGCGATAGCAGACCCAAGTGGTGCAACCGTTAAGAGTATTGCCATGTTTCCAAATAGCGGTTCCTTGCCAATAGATGCTAAGATGGATGATACAGTAAATTGGATTGCAAATGCGTATCTTGGCTCTCATTATTTAACAAATGATGTAATAACTGGCATGCAAGCTCAATTTAATGGTCAAATACCATCAAATATGACAGGCGTTGCTTATAGTGGTAGTGGAGACCCATTAATTCAAGCACTAAATGAAAATCCAAACTGGGATATAAAATCGATTGTCTTGGTGGATACCCCGATTGGATTTGAAAGAAAAATTACTAATCCAAATGTAAATAATGTTATAATGATTGCCGCAGATGGTGATCTTTTGTCTATTCACGGGCTTATAAGTCAAGGGTTTGAGACAAATCCTCGGCCATTAAATGTTTATAAAATAGTATTAAACGGGGTTAGTCATACGCAATTTTCTTACGACCCTAATAATACAAATCCAGATCCGGTATCCGTGCAGTCAGCAAGATTCACAGCGGAAATGGCGGTCAGAGGAAATGATACGGCGTCAATACGGAGTTTTCTTGCAAATCAGGTTGAAATTGGTAGTATTAAGTATGATTCTCAAACAAAATCGTATTTAGTTGACCTAAGTAAGGTGAAATATGGAAATTAAAAAACATAAAATATTAAAGATTATGGTAATGATTGTCAGTGTTATTGTTATTATAGCAGGCGGTATAACTGTTAAAACATATGTTAATGAAAAAAGAACTCAACAGACTTATATAGTTACAGGATTGCCAGAGAAACAAACGGGTGTTCTCAAAGAACTACAAATAGTTGCAACTGAGCATGCGTATATTACCCAAGGATATGAATATCTTAAGACTGGAGATTTTAATAAAGCCAGAGAGCAATTCGAGATTGTATTAAAGCGAAATCAACCTACTGGAGCATTACCAGAAGCTAGGCGGGGGATTGTTGATGTTTATGAGAAGATACATGATTATGTGACTGCTGCTAAATCATTTGAAAAAATAATAGCTACTTTTAAAATACCTAAAGGTGACATGTGGCGACTACCTGACGATGAACGATTATCGTATTTGCTGTATGCAGCTAATGGAGATTACGATCTTGCCATAGAACATGCACAAAAAGCACTCGAAGCAGATAGCCAACTTCCAAACGCTCCTAAAGGCGGTAGCCCTGATTACATTCAGCGTCTTAATGATTTGAAAGCCGCAAAAGATTATATATTAAGTCTCAAGAAGCAGTAGTATACTCTTGAAAAGTAGTATTTACCTCTCCTTCATTTCCCTTGTTCCTTTTCCGTCGTAGAGTTATAATAAAATAAGTTTTAAGCTCATAAACGGACGCAGTTAAAAAATATATTTTGCAAACGATATAAAAGGCTTTGTATATGGCACTAAATCTGAAACAATTGTTGAAGGGAGTAAAGGAATACGTTGAAACTGAGGCTCATACGAAGGTAAAGAGCGTTTCTTACGTTGGACGTTTCCAACTTTTAGGCAAAGAGGATATTGTATTTTCCGTTGTAATAACCGACAAAAAGGAGCCTGAGTGGTGGGTTGTCGGAGGATCTACCCCAATGAATCTTTACTCAAAGATTCATTTTCATTCTGCTGATGAAGCTTTTTCCATGCATACTGGATTGATGCTTCGTATGGCGGCACATGATTTTAAACATTCTACTACCGTTCCTGAAGATATTGGATATGATGCGTTTATTTCTCATGCCTCTGAAGATAAGACAGGTCTAGTTCGGCCCCTAGCAAATGTCCTTAAAAGAATGGGTTATCGTATATGGTATGACGAATTTGAGCTTCAAGTTGGGGACAGTTTACGGCAATCAATCGACCGAGGACTTGTAAACTCACGATACGGAATAGTTGTTCTGTCGAATGCTTTTTTCGCAAAGAACTGGCCTCAATATGAGCTTAACGGATTAACTGCTAAAGAGATGAGGGGCCACAAAGTTATCCTACCTATTTGGCATAAGATCACTAAGGATGATATTCTAAAGTTTAGTCCTGCCCTTGCCGACAAAGTTGCCATTACTACTAGAGGCCATAGCATCAAAGAAGTTGCCACAAAGCTTGCCAAAGTTTTTGAAAATTAAATGCATTCCTGCGCAATATTCCACACCATTTCCTAAATAAATCTCAAACAAACTAAACCAAACATAGGTACTATCATGTATTTTTTACAAAAATCTACCGGAGGTGCATATGAAAATCCAAGAATTGCTTGAAGATTTTAAAGGGTATCTTGAGGCTAGGGGTTTTTCTCCACGAACTGTAAAAACTTATGTCCTTTATGTAGACATATTTGACAGATATCTGAAACAAAAAGACATAGAAAATATCGAAAATATTACAAGGAATGTCATCGACCAATACCAGATAGATATATCTACAAAAAACGAATATATGCAGATAGTCCTGTCGACAGCTACCAGGATAGGAAGGCTTATTGGTGTTATGTCATTTTTTCGATTTCTTACTAGGAAAGGTTTAATAGGCGCAGATCCGACATCCTCTATTGAGCTTCCAAGGTTACCTAAAAGGCCTTCGCCTCAATACCTTACTTATAGTGATTAAATAGGGGACAGACACCTATTTTTATTGACATATTAAATTCTTAGTAATAGTATTGCTCCATGCCACGTATAGCACGATTAGTAGTTCCGGATTACCCTCATCATATAACTCAGCGGGGCAATTATCGGCAGATCGTATTTAATAGGCAAATAGGGGACGTGTCACTTAGGGACACACAACTTTAGAAAATAAAAATATTTAAAAATAATCTGCAACAATTTAGCCTCTTTTTACGTCTTATATAGTAGGGACATATAAGGCAAAAAAGGAGGCATTTTTATGCCAAGAATAGGAAGAGTCATATATGATAATGCAGTCTATCATATTCTTAACAGGGGGCATGATAGGCGAAGACTGTTTCAGGAAGCCGAGGATTTCAAGAGTTTCAAAGACATGATAGCAAGGTATAAGCAAAAATTCCAGTTCGATCTTTACCATTATTGTTTTATGTCAAACCATTTCCATTTGTTATTAAAAATAGCAAAAGGCGAAGAGCTTTCTTTTCTTATGAAAGGCATATGCCAGACTTATGCCTTTCACTACAAGAGAAAACATCATTTTTCCGGCTATTTATTTCAGAATAGATATAAGAGCATACTTATTGAAAAGGATGAATATCTTATGGAATGCGGCAGATATATTGAACGTAATCCCGCAAGGGCAGGTATAGTCGATAATCCGGAAAAATACTATTGGTCAAGCTATAATTTCTACGCAAAAACCATACCAGATGATATAATAACGCCAGACCCTTTATATATTGCTCTTTCTGTTATAGATGCCGAACGAAGGGCAAAATATATTGAATATGTCTCTACTGATCGGCCATATGAACAGCTTCTCGATGAAAAGTTATCCGAGTTAAAATAAGTGGAGTGTCCCAAAGTGATAAGGTCTATTATAGTAAAGAGAGATTTTTATGTTTGTAAATAAGAGTTGCTTTTTTAAAGATCATATGTTAACCTTGTATATGTAGGTTAACAATTGTTAATTGAATAGCAAGCGGTTAACGATAAGATTTATTAGAAGGTGAGAATATGCAAGATAGGGGATATATCAGTATTCAAGAGATGGCCCGAATTTTAGGCATAAGCAGGATAGCTGTGTATAAAAAGGTTAAAAAAGGGCAAATAAAGGCTGTAAGGATAGGGAGAAGCTTCGCAATACCAAAAAAATACGTAGATCATATTCTGGGTAAGGCTCTAGATAAAAAGGATAAAAAAGAAATAGACAATGCTGTAAAGAAGACGGTCAAAGAGTATGGAGAGGTCTTAAGGCTCCTAGGCAGAGATTGATGAAGATTATAACGCTGAAAGAAGTTGAATACATGGCGTTCAGGTTAGCCAAAGAGTTGATGTCGTTTAAGGAGCCTATACCCGATTTTTCTACGAGATTTTCAAATAGACTGGAAAGCTGTTTAGCAGCGCCATTTCAGAGTTTTTCTGGGAAATCACCTTATAAGGATTTTATATCTAAGGCAAGTGTTCTATTCTATTTGATGATTAAAAATCACCCCTTCCAGAATGGAAACAAGAGAATTGCCATGACAACACTGTTCGTTTTTCTTCACATGAATGGTAAGTGGTTGACCGTAGACACCCAGGAGCTATATAATTTTACTATGTGGATAGCTCAGAGTCCGCCAAAGGCAAAAAATGAGACAGTTATGGCAACGGAAAAATTTCTGAAATCTAACCTGATCAGTTTATAAAATTTCTATTGTAAAACAATCAGGGAGAAATCATGCATGCACCCAAATACATTTATAGCTAATATAGCGATTCCGAGCTGGTACGCCATAATCGCCTTTATTGTCACAAAAAAAATTTCTTAATGAAAAAAATAATAATACTCCTTATCGTATCATTGAGTTTTTCAACGCATGTTTATGGGAACCCTTTCGGCGTACATGCCCCCGGAAAAAATGATGCGGCCCTGGTCAAAAAGTTAAAAGCTGATATAAGGCTCATAGCGGTCAGGGGCAAGCTAAATGCAGAAAATATACGCCTGGTTGACAATTACATTGTTCAGAGCGACTGTGATTTTGTGATAACCCTGGACTCATCAGAGACAGGGATGTCTGAGTCTGCCTTGATAAAAGGCAGGGATCTAAAGCAGTGGGAAAAGGCTGTGGGCAATCTCGTGGAGAGATATGACGGAGACGATGACTTCGGTTGCGGGCCAAGAGACAGGCTTTATCCGAGCAAAGACGTAAGAGACGCGATAAAGAGAAGGCCGATTAAATATTGGCAGATTGAAAATGAATGGTTCTGGCAGATCAAAGACTCCAAAGACATTAGAAAAGCCGCATCCAGTCAAGAGCTGGCAAGGCATTTTATTGCGATAAGGAGCGCTATAAAAAGAAAGGATCCTGGGGCAAAGATAATTCTTGGGGTATTGACAGGGGTGGGGATATTTGCCGGAATGGACGGCCATTTGGCGGATGGTTACTTTGAGATAGGGGATCCGGATTACAAATACAAGAAATACTATTTTAAAAATATTCCGGAGGGGATGCTGACGGTGATCGAAAGCATGCGAGATAAGGCGCTATTTTTAATAAAGAATCTTGCCCCTTACTATGATGTGATCGATTTTCATTCATATGAGAATAATTCTTCAAACTTAAAATATGAAGCCGCGTGGCTAAGGAAGGCAATGGAAGAAAACGATGTCCGCGGAAAAGAGATCTGGTCATTGGAAAACGCCGGGCCATTTTATTTTTTCCCGCTGTTGGGATTATCTAAACCCGAGGATCGCGATACGAATATTTATGACCCCGCTATACATGCCTCTTGCCTTATCAAAAGATATGTAATAGGTTTAGATGGCGGTATAAGTAAAATATTTTACAGTTCGCTTAGGCCCACATTGGGATGGAGTAATAATTATACCAGGCTTTCTTTAATAGATATGGATGGGAATAAAAAGCCCGCGTATTACACATACAAATTGATGGCTGAAAAATTATCCGGATTTACAAGAATAAATAAGGTAAAAGACGGTATTTATAAATTTTCATTTGAAGATAAAAAGCCTGTTTTTGTGCTTTGGTCCGAGACGGGAGACGGGGTAGTTGATTTGTCCGAATATACTGATTTACCGCATTTAAAGGTGACGCATATAGTTACGGAGGAAGAAAAGACGGATAGCGATGCAGTGGTAGAAATGGTCGGCGCGAATTCAGTAAAGATTTCACCCGCTCCCGTCTTTTGCGAGTAAAAGTCCGACTAATTAATAAAGTTAAAATAAAAGTTAAAATTTCCCTTGACAAAATATGATACGTAGTGTATACTCGCCTTCGAGTATTAGATAGGATTAGCAACTTGAACCGTGAGGCAGAGTCTAAACCTTACGGTTTTTTTGTGTGCGGCTTATTTAAATGCTTAATATAGTTGAAAGGAGGAACAGGAAGCAATGGTAAAAGGAAAAGTAAAATGGTTTAACAACCAGAAGGGTTATGGATTTATTACACTTGATTCGGGCACGGATGTATTCGTACATCACAGCGCGATTCAGGGTGATGGCTATAAGACTTTGGACGAGGGTATGGACGTCGAATGCGAGGTCACCAAGGGTCCAAAAGGGGAACAGGCATCAAAAGTAACAAAGTT encodes the following:
- a CDS encoding phage integrase N-terminal SAM-like domain-containing protein, encoding MKIQELLEDFKGYLEARGFSPRTVKTYVLYVDIFDRYLKQKDIENIENITRNVIDQYQIDISTKNEYMQIVLSTATRIGRLIGVMSFFRFLTRKGLIGADPTSSIELPRLPKRPSPQYLTYSD
- a CDS encoding transposase, which codes for MPRIGRVIYDNAVYHILNRGHDRRRLFQEAEDFKSFKDMIARYKQKFQFDLYHYCFMSNHFHLLLKIAKGEELSFLMKGICQTYAFHYKRKHHFSGYLFQNRYKSILIEKDEYLMECGRYIERNPARAGIVDNPEKYYWSSYNFYAKTIPDDIITPDPLYIALSVIDAERRAKYIEYVSTDRPYEQLLDEKLSELK
- a CDS encoding toll/interleukin-1 receptor domain-containing protein, producing the protein MALNLKQLLKGVKEYVETEAHTKVKSVSYVGRFQLLGKEDIVFSVVITDKKEPEWWVVGGSTPMNLYSKIHFHSADEAFSMHTGLMLRMAAHDFKHSTTVPEDIGYDAFISHASEDKTGLVRPLANVLKRMGYRIWYDEFELQVGDSLRQSIDRGLVNSRYGIVVLSNAFFAKNWPQYELNGLTAKEMRGHKVILPIWHKITKDDILKFSPALADKVAITTRGHSIKEVATKLAKVFEN
- a CDS encoding cold shock domain-containing protein; protein product: MVKGKVKWFNNQKGYGFITLDSGTDVFVHHSAIQGDGYKTLDEGMDVECEVTKGPKGEQASKVTKL
- a CDS encoding excisionase family DNA-binding protein; the protein is MQDRGYISIQEMARILGISRIAVYKKVKKGQIKAVRIGRSFAIPKKYVDHILGKALDKKDKKEIDNAVKKTVKEYGEVLRLLGRD
- a CDS encoding tetratricopeptide repeat protein; amino-acid sequence: MEIKKHKILKIMVMIVSVIVIIAGGITVKTYVNEKRTQQTYIVTGLPEKQTGVLKELQIVATEHAYITQGYEYLKTGDFNKAREQFEIVLKRNQPTGALPEARRGIVDVYEKIHDYVTAAKSFEKIIATFKIPKGDMWRLPDDERLSYLLYAANGDYDLAIEHAQKALEADSQLPNAPKGGSPDYIQRLNDLKAAKDYILSLKKQ
- a CDS encoding type II toxin-antitoxin system death-on-curing family toxin — translated: MKIITLKEVEYMAFRLAKELMSFKEPIPDFSTRFSNRLESCLAAPFQSFSGKSPYKDFISKASVLFYLMIKNHPFQNGNKRIAMTTLFVFLHMNGKWLTVDTQELYNFTMWIAQSPPKAKNETVMATEKFLKSNLISL